The region TACCTCCATTGGCGGTCCCTGCTCAGCAATAACGCCATTATCAAGGAAAAGGATGCGGTCGGCAATGTCACGGGCGAATTCCATTTCATGGGTAACCAGTACCATTGCCATTTCACCTTCTTGTGCGATGCCACGGATAACTTCTAGAACTTCCCCCACAAGCTCAGGGTCCAATGCGGAAGTTACTTCGTCGAAAAGCATGATTTTTGGACGCATAACCAGTGCCCGGGCCATCGCCACACGCTGTTTCTGTCCGCCCGAAAGCTGGTCAGGGTAACTATCGAGCTTGTCACCAAGACCAACCTTTTCCAGCATTTCAATCGAACGCTTCTTGGCATCTTGTTTTTCCACTTTTTGTACGTTGATTGGTGCGGTCATACAGTTTTCAAGAATGGACATATGCGGAAATAGATTAAAGTGCTGAAAAACCATGCCGATATCACCGCGTACTTGTCGTAAGTGTTTTTCATTGGCAGGTACCATCGATCCGTTTTTTTCCATATGCCATAGATTTGTACCGTCTACAATGATGTCACCTGACGTTGGCTCTTCCAGAGTCATCAGCATTCGGATAATGGTTGTTTTACCAGATCCACTTGGACCGATAACGGCAACCTTTTCAGCTGGTTTTATATCCAAATCGATACCTTTGAGTACTTCAGTATCGCCGAATGATTTGTGTACATCCTGGTATCTTACTATAGGTTCAGACATTC is a window of Virgibacillus ihumii DNA encoding:
- the ehuA gene encoding ectoine/hydroxyectoine ABC transporter ATP-binding protein EhuA, with the protein product MSEPIVRYQDVHKSFGDTEVLKGIDLDIKPAEKVAVIGPSGSGKTTIIRMLMTLEEPTSGDIIVDGTNLWHMEKNGSMVPANEKHLRQVRGDIGMVFQHFNLFPHMSILENCMTAPINVQKVEKQDAKKRSIEMLEKVGLGDKLDSYPDQLSGGQKQRVAMARALVMRPKIMLFDEVTSALDPELVGEVLEVIRGIAQEGEMAMVLVTHEMEFARDIADRILFLDNGVIAEQGPPMEVLENSTNERLQSFLHRFRT